The genomic stretch tgtctttcttggttggtttcctttcaccgctggaaacttctccaactccctgattatctgaatcgcgatggtagtcttgttcccaaaccggttcactaggaccctgaacatttctcctgcagtatcatagctcgaaagtctgaggtctttggcgattttttcttccacgctgtctaggagctggaattttttcacttccggtgactctgacggatctccctgcctctgcagactttcccagtctcttcgccatcggtggaagtctctcatgcaaccgctgaatgtcggtagtcttgttggttggaggcgcactctcggtttggctgctgcttgcgcgcctcccgctcccaggcttgccatactggcgctatgtgcttcctttccatgctttccgctgagccttagctagctcagcacgctcttcttcggcagcttctgccatcctttgctgagcttcagcagcctttttcctggcctccgcagccctctcctcagactcggcgttaacttcggcagcctttagcctggcctcagcggctctcttctcagtctcggcgatctcatcggcctcctttttcctggccctgccgaattctgccaaccacctgatccagagctcgtttctcttgtcctccagcacccgaagccgcttactcatgtcgcacgtaacaccttcagggatccactcttcccagacagccagcagattttctgccttggcaatgagaccttccaagagtgcgttttgctccttaccgttgctgtaggttactcctttcaggctgactccttcagcgctttcatagcttctttctgcccgtccaatggcagatattagctcggtctccgcttttgctctcattgagcgtgcaaaatgtgtctttgagttgtgaatggataccttcacctcttcgaacagatcagggtgcgctccccccacagtcttgcccagtgggccgtcccacaacaccaggtctcccactgtcttcatccgctgcggagcaagcctaccctctcggtggctgattaagagttcgattttctttggcctgaccagctcctctgtcttgacctccgggaagaacttcttgagctgccgcgggctaacgacatggtctgcttgtgcgatctcgtccagtccataacagacgatctggtggggactccactcattctctgaagtcaacattctgactttgagcaagtacctttttgtctagactcttactttcattccaccaactccatgcatgaccagcattaccttctctcctttcagttggagtctgttggcggcttggtgggtaatgtaattagtgtcagacgcaaggtccatcagggtcccaatagtttgtcctccattggttgtgacctccatgatcatcataagcactggatgctctgtcaaacctctttcttcaaggagaccatcactgtttgtgctcgctctcattgacgctgttgtcttgttggtaaatgcccttattaccctttccgctacttcaggggagacatcagctagggccttctcttgttcttttgagagccttcctgcctttgtgtctctctttcccccttcttgctcttccctctttttctcatcacttttgtgccctccttccacggagcacaagaggtagtggtggtctgagccatctcttttctggcagcacttcttcttgcagaggaacctgttactacattctccatccacaccatgggatgccaagcatctcctgcaggctccattcctttcgatgacgtctttcttttcggctaggctgagccctttgaacttctcgcagaagaagatcctgcctccgtgtttctcatctccacacacgctgcactcctcttttgccaaattccttcctgtggcccttgtgaacgccctcctttccggtttgctcgatttctcaggctcttctgacactcttaactgctccaacctttcgaaaaccgcttcttgctcctttaggaactttaagagagcattaaagcgaccatcagcggtgacaccgttctcgggtttggtttcgaatttgagccagtccatcttcacactgtcaggtagtttgctctctatagtttccattgccagcggattctttatggcatcagtatttccgagatccgtcagatcggtcaaggccttctccacagcttgaatcagatcaattgtctttcttggttggtttcctttcaccgctggaaacttctccaactccctgattatctgaatcgcgatggtagtcttgttcccaaaccggttcactaggaccctgaacatttctcctgcagtatcatagctcgaaagtctgaggtctttggcgattttttcttccacgctgtctaggagctggaattttttcacttccggtgactctgacggatctccctgcctctgcagactttcccagtctcttcgccatcggtggaagtctctcatgcaaccgctgaatgtcggtagtcttgttggttggaggcgcactctcggtttggctgctgcttgcgcgcctcccgctcccaggcttgccatactggcgctatgtgcttcctttccatgctttccgctgagccttagctagctcagcacgctcttcttcggcagcttctgccatcctttgctgagcttcagcagcctttttcctggcctccgcagccctctcctcagactcggcgttaacttcggcagcctttagcctggcctcagcggctctcttctcagtctcggcgatctcatcggcctcctttttcctggccctgccgaattctgccaaccacctgatccagagctcgtttctcttgtcctccagcacccgaagccgcttactcatgtcgcacgtaacaccttcagggatccactcttcccagacagccagcagattttctgccttggcaatgagaccttccaagagtgcgttttgctccttaccgttgctgtaggttactcctttcaggctgactccttcagcgctttcatagcttctttctgcccgtccaatggcagatattagctcggtctccgcatatctcgaccaaaggctggacttgactgcccgtctcacctcttcaactttgagctcacactctctggttactctctctatgtctgctttgagctgcccatccagtgcctccgcgtcatcgttcgcttcagctagcaagccagcctcatagtcatcatttgcagaaaaaaccctttttgcatcatcagaaaatgatttccactcaactttcagcttatctcgaaccatggttgttgccattctaaggatgtagttggctcttttcgtgaacgccgtcttcactttggtcctttctttctttagtgattccatttttattgatttaccttggatgctaagccctgagcgtacctgtatctccttttctaactcaaagtctttcgccctctctagctgcctacactagctcagaatcttctgccctgactagctcagcccgactagtcttcagcggcgttaccgggctcaccaggggtccccccggggataccgcccaaaatagaaagcaacacaaataaataaagtggggaaggtctcaccttcccccgccggcttgctacccaggtacgctcaaaactaagctaaagcttaggccattaatttagacggctgctaaaCGTGATAactggcatcagcaggtagctgtttagttaaccagctcctattctactggctgggctagctttccttgctagctcacgtcagcttttgttacggtaattacgttagcttccgatgctaactcacgttagctttcccttgctaactctcataattgctagctagcatactagcttcatagcctactagctgtgcttactttagctagcagcggtagcttcctaaactgctagctgagcccttacgttagtcagctacacggacctgagctagcatgctagctacaaacaggtacgtcGTTGAAAGGGAAATTTCATCACCTGCCCGCTGACCCTAGtggccttatgtgcgggtttattacgtttaaaccgacaacatggataccacaacctttctcgtccaggcgacggttcagcaactcttctgccgtcgtggtggttcgtaactgtgctgctaactctcaaacaagccccgcagctgaggcgaggatgaacaggacgtcactcaatggtcgaaaatttctttatttttaaccaacaggttacgaaccttgaaaaagaaaacacacaaaatacaaacatacatcattcaagtaccctcaactcaaacctaacacacaatacaactcactcactcccgcaatcactcaccagtccgtcctcgtcccgtcatactaaagagtccccgctccgaagctgcaccaaccttcccgacgtcacccccagaacgcaaaccagccaatcacagcagctccccaactgagaccccggatgcacgcatctctcgccaatagaacctcgcaataaaagtcctcatcaagcacacagaaatcacatacaatcggaactggaataaatctcattattattatcaatactcagattcacctatgtaactaacaattcaaacaatgccacaattcaactacatgtaaacgaaataactttcacaagtttgtacccaaaccaaacaaaaatctctgactaaacacaactcaaatccaaccaccccacagaaagcaacacaatAAGTCCTGCTGGATTTAACTTTCTCTGGTGCAAAGAAGGCATTATTTTGATTTTAAGATTTGTACATTTTGAATGTTCATGTATTGATATGTTTATATAAGGCTTTATGTAAGGTTTATAAGGTTTTTATATAAGATTTGTAAGGTTTTTATATAAGGTTTATAGaaacgctttgagtggctgttccagcagaaaagctctatataaagtgcaacttgattgattgattgattgattaattgattgattgattgatctctcctctgcacatggccCACGTAGCGGCCCTATTTGTGGGGGAGAATAAAAAGAACGAGGACCTCTACTGCAAGTCCTACAACTGTGTTTGTGTGGTGTTCGCCTCGGTACCTGATTTTAAAGAGTTTTACACCGAATGCGACATCAACAAGGAGGGCCTGGAATGCCTCGGGCTGCTCAACAAGATCATGACTTTGATGAGCTTCTATCCAAGCTGAAGTTCAGTGGCGTGGAGAAGATCAAGACGATCGGCAGCACTTACATGGTTGCTGCTGGCCTCAGTGGGACCCCTGGTCAGGCGAATaaccaggacagggacagacaacAGGCCCAGATTGGCAACATGGTGGAATTTGCCATCGCTCTAATTGGCAAGCTGAATGGCATCAACCGACACTCATTTAATAGCTTTCGACTCTGTGTGGGTATTAATCACGGCCCTGTGATAGCGGGGGTGATTGGGGCGAGAAAGCCTCAGTATGACATCTGGGGCAACACTGTCAACATAGCCAGCTGGATGGAGAGCACTAGGGAGCTCAGGAAGAATCGGGTCACAGAGGAAACATCTGACGTGCTGCAGAAGCTGGGCTACTCCTGCGAGTACCGAGGCTTCATCAACGTGAAAGGGAAAGGGGAGCTCAAGACCTTCTTTGTGAGCACAGACATGAGCAAGCAGCAGGGCATGGGCCTGAGCTAAGGCCAGTCCAGTCTGGTCCGGTTCCAGTGACTCATGGTAGAACGCACCTTTATatagactcacacacacagtcaagagtTTACAGATTCCCACCAGGCCAGGGCTGAACTAATGACAATGCATTAGTAATATCcataattcattcattatccaagctgtttatcgcaatcggggtcgcggggatgctggagcctatcccagcagtcattgggtgggtggtaggcggggagacaccctggacagaccgccagtccatcacagccaatCTCCATAATATCTCTGACCAAATGTCTCAAGGATTCAGTGGAACTGTTGCAATGATGCACTGTGGCTGGGAACTGTCTGGGTCATCAGGATTTGGTAGTCTTGGACTGTATGCTGGAAAGGATTCCATCTTTTTCTATTCTATCCATATATTTACATCCAACAATTAGTCACTTATATTCTTCTTTTGAAATTTGTGATGGACAAAACAGTGTATTATACTAATGCCAAATACTGTTGTGAACTTCCTGAAAGAAAGCCATCCCCTCCCATTTTCCCATTTATGGAAGAACATTTTCACAAATCTTCGCTGTCAGCAGGGGTCTTGGTTGTTGAGGCATTGGTTCTAAGATAGGGTAGATCCTGACTGGATCATATTCTTGTACCcattctgtttggtttccctggtgGACACTGTTCTGTT from Lampris incognitus isolate fLamInc1 chromosome 8, fLamInc1.hap2, whole genome shotgun sequence encodes the following:
- the LOC130116531 gene encoding adenylate cyclase type 7, producing MVAAGLSGTPGQANNQDRDRQQAQIGNMVEFAIALIGKLNGINRHSFNSFRLCVGINHGPVIAGVIGARKPQYDIWGNTVNIASWMESTRELRKNRVTEETSDVLQKLGYSCEYRGFINVKGKGELKTFFVSTDMSKQQGMGLS